The following are from one region of the Myxocyprinus asiaticus isolate MX2 ecotype Aquarium Trade chromosome 2, UBuf_Myxa_2, whole genome shotgun sequence genome:
- the LOC127412875 gene encoding plasminogen activator inhibitor 1-like: MQYLIMLVFALCGTSLCSRLQEQQTDFGLRLFSEAVQSSPDRNLALSPFGISSVLGMAQLGAYGSTLQMLTSQMGYSLQARGMPKLQRLLQRDLASEEGVEVASGVMVDRKVVLEKVFRRSLAKAFQSIPHQIDFSKSENARRVIDSWTSDHTAGMIPNFLPSDALSEQTRLVLLNALYFHGLWKTPFDPKLTMEQLFHRVNGSAVSVPMMRMTQKLNYGDFVTEDGVDYDVIEVPYEGESLSMLLVMPFERDVPLFALNKELSSSRINQWRKEMRKVNKQLAIPRFSVDSNIDLKSTLSKMGLGDIFSQSKADFSRITTEEPLCVSKILHRVKIEVNEEGTKGSSATAAVIYSRMAVEQITLDRPFYFLIQHKPTGALLFTGQVNQPHEY, from the exons ATGCAGTACCTGATTATGCTGGTCTTTGCCCTTTGTGGGACAAGCTTGTGCAGCCGGCTTCAGGAACAACAGACAGATTTTGGGCTGCGGTTGTTCTCTGAAGCCGTCCAGTCTTCACCGGACAGAAACCTGGCTCTCTCTCCCTTTGGCATCTCCTCAGTGCTAGGCATGGCTCAACTGGGTGCCTATGGCAGCACCCTTCAAATGCTCACCTCCCAGATGGGCTACTCATTGCAAG CTCGAGGAATGCCAAAGCTACAGAGGCTTCTCCAGAGAGATCTGGCCAGTGAAGAGGGAGTGGAGGTGGCCAGTGGTGTCATGGTAGACAGGAAGGTAGTCTTGGAAAAGGTCTTTAGGCGTAGCCTGGCCAAAGCTTTCCAGAGCATCCCGCACCAAATAGACTTCAGCAAGTCAGAGAATGCGCGGAGGGTGATCGACTCCTGGACATCTGATCACACTGCAG GAATGATTCCTAACTTCCTTCCATCTGATGCTCTGAGTGAGCAGACACGCTTAGTCCTCTTGAATGCTCTCTACTTCCATGGGCTCTGGAAGACACCATTTGACCCTAAACTGACTATGGAACAGCTCTTTCACAGAGTCAATGGCAGTGCTGTATCTGTTCCAATGATGAGAATGACTCAAAAATTAAACTATG GTGACTTTGTGACTGAGGACGGTGTGGACTATGATGTCATTGAGGTACCTTATGAGggggagtcacttagcatgcttCTGGTGATGCCATTTGAGAGGGATGTGCCTCTGTTTGCTTTGAACAAAGAGCTGAGCAGCAGCAGGATTAACCAATGGAGAAAAGAGATGAGAAAGGTTAACAAACAACTGGCTATTCCAAG GTTCTCCGTGGATTCAAACATTGACCTGAAGTCCACACTAAGCAAAATGGGTCTTGGAGACATCTTTAGCCAGAGCAAAGCTGATTTCTCACGTATTACCA CTGAGGAGCCTTTATGTGTATCCAAGATCCTTCACAGAGTAAAAATTGAGGTAAATGAAGAAGGAACCAAAGGCTCATCTGCCACAG CGGCTGTCATCTACTCTCGCATGGCTGTAGAACAGATCACACTGGATCGGCCATTCTATTTCCTCATTCAGCACAAACCAACTG